Proteins from one Listeria innocua genomic window:
- the fabG gene encoding 3-oxoacyl-[acyl-carrier-protein] reductase, whose translation MTLQGKVAVVTGGSRGIGRDIAIKLAKEGANIFFNYNGSPEAAEETAKLVAEHGVEVEAMKANVAIAEDVDAFFKQAIERFGRIDILVNNAGITRDNLLMRMKEDEWDDVININLKGTFLCTKAVSRTMMKQRAGKIINMASVVGLIGNAGQANYVASKAGVIGLTKTTARELAPRGINVNAVAPGFITTEMTDKLDDKTKEAMLAQIPLGAYGTTEDIANAVLFLASDASKYITGQTLSVDGGMVM comes from the coding sequence ATGACTTTACAAGGCAAAGTAGCAGTAGTAACAGGTGGATCACGCGGAATCGGTCGTGACATCGCCATCAAATTAGCTAAAGAAGGCGCAAATATTTTCTTCAATTACAATGGTAGCCCAGAAGCTGCGGAAGAAACAGCAAAACTCGTTGCCGAACATGGTGTAGAAGTAGAAGCAATGAAAGCAAATGTAGCGATTGCTGAAGATGTGGATGCATTTTTCAAACAAGCAATCGAGCGCTTTGGTCGTATCGACATTTTAGTCAATAATGCGGGAATTACGCGTGATAATTTATTAATGCGCATGAAAGAAGACGAGTGGGATGACGTTATTAACATCAACCTAAAAGGAACTTTCCTTTGTACAAAAGCAGTAAGTCGTACAATGATGAAACAACGCGCTGGTAAAATTATCAACATGGCTTCTGTTGTTGGCTTAATTGGTAATGCAGGTCAAGCAAACTATGTTGCAAGTAAAGCAGGCGTAATTGGTTTAACAAAAACAACTGCTCGTGAACTTGCTCCACGTGGTATTAACGTTAATGCTGTTGCTCCTGGTTTCATTACAACCGAAATGACAGACAAATTAGATGATAAAACAAAAGAAGCAATGCTAGCTCAAATTCCGCTTGGTGCTTACGGAACAACCGAAGATATTGCGAATGCAGTTCTTTTCTTAGCAAGCGATGCATCGAAGTATATTACTGGCCAAACACTATCCGTTGATGGCGGAATGGTAATGTAA
- the rpmB gene encoding 50S ribosomal protein L28 has translation MAKECVITGRKSRSGNKRSHAMNSSKRTWKANLQKVRILVNGKPKKVWVSARALKSGKVERV, from the coding sequence ATGGCTAAAGAATGTGTTATTACAGGCCGCAAATCACGTTCCGGTAACAAACGTTCCCACGCAATGAACTCCAGCAAACGTACTTGGAAAGCTAACTTGCAAAAAGTACGGATTCTGGTTAACGGCAAACCTAAAAAAGTTTGGGTATCTGCTCGTGCGCTTAAATCTGGTAAAGTGGAACGCGTTTAA
- the sdaAB gene encoding L-serine ammonia-lyase, iron-sulfur-dependent subunit beta → MKFNSVFDIIGPVMIGPSSSHTAGASRIGAIARAVFNEQPSQVDIHLYGSFAKTYKGHGTDVALIGGLLGFEPDDPRMKESAKLAEEWGMRIQFIEEVEEPPHPNTVKLVLKHGMQQMTLIGASIGGGKVEIIRLNEFELEFTGTAPAILILHQDKFGAIAAVSSVIADHKINIGQMKVSRKVKGDEALMVIEVDQQVEQDLISKIAELPGIYQVASVMI, encoded by the coding sequence GTGAAATTTAATAGCGTGTTTGATATTATTGGTCCAGTAATGATTGGTCCATCGAGTTCTCATACTGCCGGTGCTAGTCGTATTGGTGCCATTGCACGAGCTGTTTTTAATGAACAACCATCCCAAGTAGATATTCATTTATATGGTTCTTTTGCTAAAACGTATAAAGGCCACGGAACAGATGTGGCGCTGATTGGTGGATTGCTTGGTTTTGAGCCAGATGATCCGCGTATGAAAGAATCCGCTAAGCTTGCAGAAGAATGGGGCATGCGCATCCAATTTATTGAAGAAGTGGAAGAGCCGCCTCATCCAAACACTGTCAAATTAGTGTTAAAACATGGTATGCAACAAATGACCTTAATTGGCGCATCGATTGGTGGCGGCAAAGTAGAAATTATTCGCTTAAACGAATTTGAGCTAGAATTCACTGGAACTGCTCCAGCTATCCTTATTTTACATCAAGACAAATTTGGCGCGATTGCAGCAGTGTCATCCGTAATCGCTGACCATAAAATTAATATCGGTCAAATGAAAGTATCGCGCAAAGTAAAAGGCGACGAAGCTTTAATGGTAATAGAAGTTGACCAACAAGTTGAACAAGATTTAATTAGCAAAATTGCTGAATTACCAGGGATTTACCAAGTAGCAAGCGTAATGATTTAA
- the fabD gene encoding ACP S-malonyltransferase: MTKIAFVFPGQGAQKIGMGQDVAAEYPEAKKIYDDADERLGFSITDVITEGPIELLTKSENAQPALVSTSVAILRALETYGVKADYVAGHSLGEYSALVAGGFLEASDAIYLVRKRGELMEAAVPNGAGAMAAVLGVDRETLKKVTEEVTAEGDAVQLANLNCPGQIVISGTTAGVEKAGEKAKESGAKRVLPLAVSGPFHSSLMEPAALAFRDILAEVKISDGQIPVVNNVDAKETTDKSEISDKLIKQIYSPVLWEDIVEELIKNGVDTFVEIGSGKVLAGLIKKINRDVTVLSAGDVESVKSVAATLKGE, encoded by the coding sequence ATGACTAAAATCGCATTCGTATTTCCCGGTCAAGGAGCACAAAAAATTGGCATGGGGCAAGATGTAGCTGCAGAATATCCAGAAGCAAAAAAAATCTATGATGATGCTGATGAAAGATTAGGCTTTTCCATCACAGATGTTATTACAGAAGGACCAATCGAATTATTAACGAAATCCGAAAATGCACAACCAGCATTAGTTTCAACAAGTGTAGCTATTTTACGCGCATTAGAAACATATGGTGTTAAAGCGGATTACGTAGCAGGACATAGCCTTGGCGAATATAGCGCGCTTGTTGCTGGCGGATTTTTAGAAGCAAGTGATGCGATTTATCTTGTTCGTAAACGCGGAGAATTAATGGAAGCCGCTGTACCAAATGGCGCCGGCGCAATGGCTGCGGTTCTTGGCGTAGACCGTGAAACATTAAAAAAAGTAACCGAAGAAGTAACAGCTGAAGGGGATGCAGTTCAACTTGCTAACCTGAACTGTCCAGGACAAATCGTTATCTCTGGAACAACTGCTGGCGTTGAAAAAGCTGGCGAAAAAGCAAAAGAAAGTGGTGCGAAACGCGTATTACCACTTGCTGTTAGCGGACCTTTCCACTCAAGTTTAATGGAACCAGCTGCACTTGCTTTCCGTGATATTTTAGCAGAAGTTAAAATTTCTGATGGTCAGATTCCAGTAGTTAATAACGTGGATGCTAAAGAAACTACGGATAAATCCGAAATTAGCGATAAACTAATTAAGCAAATTTATTCCCCAGTATTATGGGAAGATATTGTCGAAGAATTAATTAAAAACGGCGTAGATACTTTTGTTGAAATTGGTTCTGGAAAAGTCTTAGCTGGTTTAATTAAGAAAATCAATCGTGATGTAACTGTACTGTCCGCAGGTGATGTTGAGTCAGTGAAAAGTGTTGCCGCGACATTGAAAGGAGAATAA
- the rnc gene encoding ribonuclease III: MNQWEELQESVGFDFQNVELLQQAFTHSSYVNEHRRENVKDNERLEFLGDAVLELTVSDYLFNKYPDMAEGHMTKMRAAIVCEPSLVEFAEAVHFSKYVRLGKGEEKAGGRTRPALLADVFESFIGALYLDNGIDKVVKFLERVIFPKIDAGAYLQTVDYKTQLQEIVQRDRDVLIEYDILGETGPAHNKAFDAQVIVNGQVLGKGSGRTKKQAEQSAAQFAINQLTHR; encoded by the coding sequence ATGAATCAATGGGAAGAATTACAAGAAAGTGTTGGTTTTGATTTTCAAAATGTAGAATTATTACAGCAAGCATTCACACATTCCTCGTATGTCAATGAACATCGCCGGGAAAATGTGAAAGATAATGAGCGCCTAGAATTTCTTGGTGATGCAGTCCTTGAACTAACTGTTTCAGACTATCTTTTTAATAAATATCCAGATATGGCAGAAGGACACATGACAAAAATGCGTGCAGCTATTGTATGTGAACCTTCCTTAGTAGAGTTCGCGGAAGCAGTACATTTCTCTAAATATGTGCGTCTAGGTAAAGGAGAAGAAAAAGCAGGTGGGAGAACACGCCCAGCTTTACTTGCTGATGTATTTGAATCTTTTATCGGCGCCCTATATTTAGATAATGGTATTGATAAAGTCGTGAAATTTCTAGAACGAGTTATTTTTCCGAAGATTGATGCAGGTGCATACTTGCAAACAGTCGATTACAAAACGCAACTACAAGAGATTGTTCAACGGGACCGTGATGTCTTGATCGAATATGATATTCTTGGCGAAACAGGACCAGCACACAATAAAGCATTCGATGCCCAAGTTATTGTTAACGGACAAGTACTTGGAAAAGGCAGCGGTAGAACAAAAAAACAAGCAGAACAAAGTGCGGCACAATTTGCTATAAATCAACTAACACATAGATAA
- the sdaAA gene encoding L-serine ammonia-lyase, iron-sulfur-dependent, subunit alpha: MFRTVAELVDIAERENLTIAEIMIKREMSISGLPREEITAAMERNLDIMEEAIHEGEAGVTSTTGLTGGDAVLMQDYIKKGNFLSGEVLLDSVAKAIATNEVNAAMGVICATPTAGSAGVVPGVLFSLKDRLDMTREDMVNFLFTAGAFGYVVANNAFISGAAGGCQAEIGSASAMASAAIVAAAGGTPEQSAHAMAMTMKNMLGLVCDPVAGLVEVPCVKRNALGSSQAIISADMALAGIKSRIPCDEVIEAMHRVGLQMPSSLRETAEGGLAATPTGRAIQRKIFGLSPEDKRE, from the coding sequence ATGTTTAGAACTGTTGCAGAATTAGTGGACATCGCTGAACGCGAGAACCTAACTATTGCTGAAATTATGATTAAACGTGAAATGAGTATTTCTGGTTTACCGCGGGAGGAAATAACTGCTGCGATGGAACGGAATTTAGATATTATGGAAGAAGCTATTCATGAAGGTGAAGCAGGCGTTACTTCAACTACCGGATTAACGGGCGGAGATGCTGTCCTTATGCAAGACTATATCAAAAAAGGAAACTTCTTATCTGGTGAAGTTTTACTAGATTCAGTAGCAAAAGCGATTGCTACAAATGAAGTCAATGCAGCGATGGGTGTTATTTGTGCAACTCCCACTGCTGGAAGCGCTGGCGTTGTACCAGGCGTACTTTTCTCTTTAAAAGATCGTCTTGATATGACGCGTGAGGACATGGTTAACTTTTTATTCACAGCTGGAGCATTTGGTTATGTAGTTGCGAATAATGCGTTTATAAGTGGGGCAGCGGGTGGTTGTCAGGCGGAAATTGGTTCTGCAAGTGCAATGGCTTCAGCAGCGATTGTAGCAGCAGCGGGAGGAACCCCCGAACAATCTGCACATGCGATGGCGATGACAATGAAAAATATGCTTGGGCTTGTGTGTGATCCAGTAGCAGGACTTGTAGAAGTACCATGTGTGAAAAGAAATGCCCTTGGTTCTTCGCAAGCAATTATTTCAGCTGATATGGCACTAGCAGGCATTAAAAGTCGTATCCCATGTGATGAAGTGATTGAAGCAATGCACCGCGTAGGGTTACAAATGCCAAGCTCTTTAAGAGAAACGGCAGAAGGAGGATTGGCGGCTACACCGACTGGACGCGCCATTCAGCGGAAGATTTTCGGATTGTCGCCAGAAGATAAACGTGAGTGA
- a CDS encoding DAK2 domain-containing protein encodes MSIYQLDPEKFAAMIALGAENLAKNADFVDSLNVFPVPDGDTGTNMNLSMTSGAEEVAKNDKETISAVGANLAKGLLMGARGNSGVILSQLFRGFSKSIENKETLNAEEFANAFVKGVETAYKAVMKPVEGTILTVAREAAKAGVLAANEHQEIELVMEAILKQGKVALEKTPDLLPVLKEVGVVDSGGQGLIIIYEGFYGVLTGKMAEAPDYMASMGELINAEHHRHVQDFMSTEDIHFGYCTEIIVKINENKPGLKPFDEEQFRQDLSELGDSLLVAADDEVVKVHVHVEHPGEVLNYGQQYGSLLKMKVENMREQHNEIVGDDKAPAKEKAPYGIVTVSAGEGLKKLFESMGVSIVLSGGQTMNPSTEDIVKAIESANAEQVFVLPNNKNIQMAAEQAAQILGEDKVQIIPTKTIPQGLTAVLTFQPEQDFTSNAEAMREAIQDVASGQVTTAVRDTTVEGVVIKKDSFIGMVEGKIKVSRETLEEAAYETLEKLLDDDSEIVTIIFGEDADAKKAELLADKITEAFPDVEVEIHEGDQPVYPYIFAVE; translated from the coding sequence GTGAGTATATATCAGTTAGACCCAGAGAAATTTGCAGCAATGATAGCGCTTGGAGCAGAAAATTTAGCGAAAAATGCTGATTTTGTTGATTCATTAAACGTTTTCCCGGTTCCAGATGGTGACACGGGAACAAATATGAATTTATCCATGACAAGTGGAGCAGAAGAAGTAGCAAAAAATGACAAAGAAACAATTAGTGCCGTTGGAGCAAACCTTGCAAAAGGCTTGTTGATGGGAGCGCGTGGAAATTCTGGCGTTATCTTATCCCAACTTTTCCGAGGCTTTTCTAAATCAATAGAAAATAAAGAAACACTTAATGCAGAAGAATTTGCAAATGCCTTTGTAAAAGGTGTAGAGACAGCTTATAAAGCAGTAATGAAGCCAGTCGAAGGAACCATTTTAACTGTAGCACGTGAGGCTGCCAAAGCGGGTGTTCTTGCCGCAAATGAACATCAAGAAATCGAATTAGTAATGGAAGCAATTTTGAAACAAGGAAAAGTAGCCCTTGAAAAAACGCCTGATTTACTTCCAGTTTTAAAAGAAGTTGGCGTTGTTGATAGTGGTGGCCAAGGTCTGATTATTATTTATGAAGGATTTTACGGAGTGCTCACTGGTAAAATGGCTGAAGCACCTGATTATATGGCATCAATGGGCGAATTAATTAATGCAGAACATCATCGCCATGTGCAAGACTTTATGTCCACTGAGGATATTCATTTTGGTTATTGTACAGAAATTATTGTGAAGATTAACGAAAATAAACCAGGGCTAAAACCTTTTGATGAAGAACAATTCCGCCAAGACTTAAGTGAACTAGGTGATTCTTTACTTGTAGCGGCAGATGATGAAGTTGTAAAAGTGCATGTGCATGTAGAACATCCTGGTGAAGTTCTAAACTATGGTCAACAATACGGTAGTCTCCTTAAAATGAAAGTAGAAAATATGCGCGAACAGCATAATGAAATCGTTGGCGACGATAAAGCGCCAGCCAAGGAAAAAGCTCCTTATGGTATCGTTACAGTTTCAGCAGGAGAAGGATTGAAAAAACTATTTGAAAGCATGGGCGTATCCATTGTTCTTTCTGGTGGTCAAACAATGAATCCAAGCACAGAAGATATTGTAAAAGCCATTGAATCAGCAAATGCAGAACAAGTTTTTGTTCTTCCAAATAATAAAAATATCCAAATGGCTGCAGAACAAGCGGCTCAAATTCTTGGAGAAGATAAAGTACAAATCATCCCAACTAAAACAATTCCACAAGGACTTACTGCTGTACTTACTTTCCAACCAGAACAAGATTTCACTTCCAATGCAGAAGCGATGAGAGAAGCAATTCAGGACGTAGCAAGTGGTCAAGTTACAACAGCTGTTCGAGACACTACGGTGGAAGGCGTTGTAATTAAAAAAGACAGTTTTATCGGTATGGTTGAAGGTAAAATCAAAGTCAGCCGCGAAACTTTAGAAGAAGCTGCTTATGAAACATTAGAAAAATTACTTGATGATGATAGCGAAATCGTTACTATTATTTTCGGGGAAGATGCAGATGCTAAAAAAGCAGAACTTTTAGCAGATAAAATAACAGAAGCTTTTCCAGATGTAGAAGTAGAAATTCATGAAGGCGACCAACCAGTTTACCCGTATATTTTTGCGGTAGAGTAA
- the recG gene encoding ATP-dependent DNA helicase RecG, whose product MSELKRIPTTEIKGIGEETAKTLKELGLSTVHDLLWNFPYRYEDYRLRDLSEVAHEERITIQGEVLTEATVAFYGRKKSKLSFRVSTEGQVIKIDFFNQPYLKNKISVGETVTISGKWDKSRAQITASKIKIGAVENEEELEGVYRLKGTLRNKTMQKYTRLAFNSYSKDIEEVIPTNLLEKYQLMDRLEAVRVLHFPKNNEELKQARRRMVYEEFLLFQLKMQFFRKIEREKSGGISINYDVEDLRHYIDSLPFPLTKAQKRVVNEICGDMLSHFHMNRLLQGDVGSGKTVVASIAMYAAAKSGFQSALMVPTEILAEQHANSLVELLQPFDITVGLLTSSVKGKQRRELLAMLENGSIDVLIGTHALIQDEVIYHRLGLVITDEQHRFGVAQRRILREKGEYPDVLFMTATPIPRTLAITAFGEMDVSIIDELPAGRKEIETYWVKHQMLDRVIGFMEKEIDKGHQVYIICPLIEESEKLDVQNAIDVFNILQNKWGTKYVPGLMHGKLLPADKEQIMRDFNDKKIDCLVSTTVVEVGVNVPNATMMVIYDADRFGLAQLHQLRGRVGRGADQSYCILIADPKTEVGKERMMIMSETNDGFVVSERDLELRGPGDFFGRKQSGVPEFKVADMVHDYRVLEIARQDAVHMIFEENMLENKTYDKLVALLEEEGVFTEQKLD is encoded by the coding sequence GTGAGTGAACTTAAACGAATCCCGACAACTGAAATCAAAGGAATTGGTGAAGAAACAGCTAAAACTTTAAAAGAGCTAGGTTTATCGACCGTGCATGATTTGCTATGGAACTTCCCGTATCGCTATGAAGATTACCGGTTGCGGGATTTATCGGAAGTAGCGCATGAAGAACGAATTACAATTCAAGGCGAAGTGCTAACCGAAGCAACTGTAGCCTTTTACGGACGAAAAAAATCCAAGCTTTCTTTCCGCGTGTCAACAGAAGGTCAAGTCATCAAAATCGATTTTTTCAACCAACCATATTTAAAAAATAAAATAAGTGTTGGCGAAACAGTGACGATTTCTGGCAAATGGGATAAAAGCCGCGCCCAAATTACAGCCAGCAAAATTAAAATAGGTGCTGTCGAAAACGAAGAAGAATTAGAAGGCGTTTATAGATTAAAAGGAACCCTTCGCAATAAAACTATGCAAAAATACACTCGGCTTGCTTTTAATAGTTATAGCAAGGATATAGAAGAAGTTATCCCAACCAATTTACTTGAAAAATATCAATTAATGGATCGGTTAGAAGCTGTTCGCGTGCTTCATTTCCCAAAAAACAATGAAGAATTAAAACAAGCTAGACGCCGAATGGTTTATGAAGAATTCTTGCTTTTCCAATTAAAAATGCAGTTTTTCCGTAAAATCGAACGTGAGAAGTCGGGTGGGATTTCGATTAATTATGATGTAGAAGATTTGCGTCATTATATTGATTCTTTACCATTCCCGCTAACAAAAGCGCAAAAAAGAGTAGTGAACGAGATTTGCGGAGATATGTTATCGCACTTCCATATGAATCGTTTGTTACAAGGAGACGTTGGATCAGGAAAAACAGTTGTAGCCTCGATCGCGATGTATGCAGCTGCCAAAAGTGGTTTCCAGAGCGCTTTAATGGTCCCAACGGAGATTTTAGCTGAACAACATGCGAATTCTTTAGTAGAGCTACTACAACCCTTTGATATTACAGTTGGCTTGCTTACTAGTAGTGTGAAAGGGAAGCAACGTAGAGAATTACTGGCAATGCTTGAAAATGGCTCAATTGACGTTTTAATTGGCACCCATGCTTTAATCCAAGACGAAGTAATTTATCATCGACTTGGTTTAGTTATTACAGATGAACAACACAGATTTGGCGTAGCACAGCGCCGGATTCTACGGGAAAAAGGCGAATATCCCGATGTGTTATTTATGACCGCAACGCCAATCCCTAGAACGCTCGCAATTACAGCTTTCGGGGAAATGGATGTATCGATCATTGATGAACTTCCAGCTGGACGAAAAGAAATTGAAACCTACTGGGTAAAACATCAAATGCTTGATCGCGTTATCGGTTTTATGGAAAAAGAAATCGATAAAGGTCACCAAGTTTATATCATTTGCCCATTAATTGAAGAATCCGAAAAACTCGATGTGCAAAATGCGATAGACGTTTTCAACATTTTACAAAATAAATGGGGCACTAAATATGTTCCAGGACTCATGCACGGCAAGTTATTACCGGCAGACAAAGAACAAATTATGCGCGACTTTAATGATAAAAAAATTGACTGCCTCGTATCCACTACCGTAGTCGAAGTTGGGGTAAATGTTCCGAATGCTACGATGATGGTCATATATGATGCAGACCGTTTTGGTTTAGCGCAGTTGCATCAACTGAGGGGCCGAGTGGGGCGAGGGGCTGATCAATCCTATTGTATTTTAATTGCTGACCCAAAAACCGAGGTCGGAAAAGAACGAATGATGATTATGTCAGAAACAAACGATGGCTTTGTTGTCAGCGAACGAGACCTCGAACTTCGTGGACCAGGAGATTTCTTCGGTAGAAAACAAAGTGGCGTTCCAGAATTCAAAGTCGCTGATATGGTTCATGATTACCGTGTGCTTGAAATCGCTCGCCAAGATGCCGTCCATATGATCTTTGAAGAAAACATGTTGGAAAATAAAACGTACGATAAATTAGTGGCGCTACTTGAGGAAGAAGGCGTCTTCACAGAACAAAAACTAGATTAA
- a CDS encoding Asp23/Gls24 family envelope stress response protein → MAIEIDTKLGKIDITSDVIATIAGGAAEENFGIVGMASRHQIRDGLTDILRRENYTKGVIVRQEEEGIHIDMYIIVSFGTKISEVAHNVQERVKYTLEKTLGITVESVNIYVQGVRVIKES, encoded by the coding sequence ATGGCAATCGAAATCGACACAAAGCTTGGCAAAATTGATATTACTAGTGATGTTATCGCAACAATCGCTGGTGGTGCTGCCGAAGAAAATTTTGGAATTGTAGGTATGGCAAGTAGACATCAAATTCGTGATGGTTTAACCGATATTCTTAGAAGAGAAAATTATACAAAAGGTGTTATTGTAAGACAAGAAGAAGAAGGTATACATATTGACATGTATATCATTGTTAGCTTTGGAACTAAAATTTCAGAAGTAGCTCATAACGTCCAAGAACGCGTGAAATACACACTAGAAAAAACACTCGGTATTACAGTGGAATCAGTGAATATTTATGTTCAAGGTGTCCGAGTAATCAAGGAATCATAA
- a CDS encoding acyl carrier protein, translated as MAEVLEKVTKIIVDRLGVEESKVTLEASFKEDLGADSLDVVELVMELEDEFGVEISDGDAENINTVGDAVKYIEANA; from the coding sequence ATGGCAGAAGTATTAGAAAAAGTTACAAAAATCATCGTAGACCGTCTAGGTGTCGAGGAATCCAAAGTAACTTTAGAAGCTTCCTTCAAAGAAGATCTAGGTGCAGATTCCCTAGATGTTGTTGAATTAGTAATGGAACTTGAAGACGAGTTCGGAGTTGAAATCTCTGATGGCGACGCTGAAAACATTAACACAGTTGGTGATGCAGTGAAGTACATAGAGGCAAACGCATAA
- the fapR gene encoding transcription factor FapR, which produces MKKYSKKDRQMKLQVAIEENPFITDEQLAEKFGVSVQTIRLDRVALSIPELRERIKHVASVNYADAVKSLPIDEVIGEIIDIQLSKSAISIFDVRSEHVFKRNKIARGHHLFAQANSLATAVIPNELALTTQATVRFVRSVYEGERIIAKAKVRPATDNRAITIVDVKSYVGDEIVLKGKFEMYHATQK; this is translated from the coding sequence ATGAAAAAATATTCTAAGAAGGATCGACAAATGAAACTTCAAGTTGCTATTGAAGAAAATCCTTTCATAACAGATGAGCAACTTGCTGAAAAATTTGGGGTTAGCGTCCAGACTATCCGTTTAGACCGGGTGGCTCTTTCTATCCCTGAACTCAGAGAGCGAATCAAACATGTAGCGAGTGTCAATTATGCCGACGCAGTAAAAAGTCTTCCCATCGATGAAGTGATTGGTGAAATTATTGATATCCAACTTAGTAAGAGTGCAATTTCCATTTTTGACGTGAGAAGTGAGCATGTTTTTAAACGAAATAAAATCGCTCGAGGGCATCACCTATTTGCCCAAGCTAATTCCTTAGCAACCGCAGTCATCCCAAATGAACTCGCTTTAACCACACAAGCAACCGTTCGCTTTGTTCGTTCTGTATACGAAGGTGAACGCATCATAGCAAAAGCAAAAGTACGTCCAGCAACAGACAACAGAGCTATTACTATAGTGGATGTAAAAAGCTATGTTGGAGACGAAATTGTACTCAAAGGTAAGTTTGAAATGTATCACGCAACGCAAAAATGA
- the plsX gene encoding phosphate acyltransferase PlsX, producing the protein MKIAVDAMGGDHAPKEIVLGVMKAVAQYKDIEILLFGDETKINEHLTDKTRVKIIHTDEKIESDDEPVRAVKRKKKASMVLAAQAVKDGEADACISAGNTGALMSTGLFVIGRIKGIDRPALAPTLPTVTGKGFVMLDLGANAEAKPEHLLQFGLMGSVYAEKVRKIERPRVALLNIGTEETKGNELTKKSFELMKNQDAYEFIGNIEARDLLMDVADVVVTDGFTGNMVLKSIEGTGAAFLSMLKMSLLNGFKNKVAASFLKKDLMELKAKMDYSEYGGACLFGVQAPVVKAHGSSNANGIFTTIRQVREMVEKQVVETIKSEVDKVKVGGTETND; encoded by the coding sequence ATGAAAATTGCTGTAGATGCGATGGGTGGAGATCACGCACCAAAAGAAATTGTTTTAGGTGTAATGAAAGCTGTTGCCCAATATAAAGATATCGAAATTCTTCTTTTTGGAGACGAAACAAAAATAAATGAACATTTAACAGATAAAACTCGTGTGAAAATCATACATACCGATGAAAAAATAGAAAGTGACGATGAACCAGTTCGCGCCGTAAAACGGAAGAAAAAAGCTTCCATGGTACTTGCAGCCCAAGCCGTAAAAGACGGAGAAGCAGATGCCTGTATCTCAGCAGGAAATACAGGTGCCCTTATGTCTACTGGACTCTTTGTCATTGGACGCATTAAAGGGATTGACCGTCCAGCACTTGCGCCAACACTTCCAACCGTTACTGGAAAAGGCTTTGTTATGCTCGACTTAGGAGCGAATGCCGAAGCAAAACCAGAACATTTATTACAGTTTGGCTTAATGGGTTCGGTCTATGCAGAAAAAGTACGTAAAATCGAACGCCCACGTGTGGCACTTTTAAACATCGGAACAGAAGAAACAAAAGGAAATGAATTAACAAAAAAATCATTTGAGCTAATGAAAAATCAAGATGCCTATGAATTTATCGGTAATATCGAAGCACGTGATTTGTTAATGGATGTAGCAGATGTAGTTGTTACTGACGGATTCACTGGTAATATGGTACTTAAGTCAATTGAAGGAACAGGCGCTGCATTCCTAAGTATGCTAAAAATGAGCTTACTAAATGGCTTTAAAAATAAAGTCGCAGCAAGCTTCCTGAAAAAAGATTTAATGGAACTAAAAGCGAAAATGGATTATAGCGAATACGGTGGCGCTTGTTTATTCGGTGTTCAAGCCCCAGTTGTAAAAGCACACGGATCATCTAATGCAAATGGTATTTTTACCACTATTCGTCAAGTACGTGAAATGGTTGAAAAACAAGTTGTTGAAACCATCAAATCAGAAGTAGATAAAGTAAAAGTAGGAGGAACAGAAACAAATGACTAA